A single Capra hircus breed San Clemente chromosome 13, ASM170441v1, whole genome shotgun sequence DNA region contains:
- the CSE1L gene encoding exportin-2, with product MAMELSDANLQTLTEYLKKTLDPDPAIRRPAEKFLESVEGNQNYPLLLLTLLEKSQDNVIKVCASVTFKNYIKRNWRIVEDEPNKICEADRGAIKANIVHLMLSSPEQIQKQLSDAISIIGREDFPQKWPDLLTEMVNRFQSGDFHVINGVLRTAHSLFKRYRHEFKSNELWTEIKLVLDAFALPLTNLFKATIELCSTHANDASALRILFSSLILISKLFYSLNFQDLPEFFEDNMETWMNNFHTLLTLDNKLLQTDDEEEAGLLELLKSQICDNAALYAQKYDEEFQRYLPRFVTAIWNLLVTTGQEVKYDLLVSNAIQFLASVCERPHYKNLFEDQNTLTSICEKVIVPNMEFRAADEEAFEDNSEEYIRRDLEGSDIDTRRRAACDLVRGLCKFFEGPVTGIFSGYVNSMLQEYAKNPSVNWKHKDAAIYLVTSLASKAQTQKHGITQANELVNLTEFFVNHILPDLKSANVNEFPVLKADGIKYIMIFRNQVPKEHLLVSIPLLISHLQAESIVVHTYAAHALERLFTMRGPNSATLFTATEIAPFVEILLTNLFKALTLPGSSENEYIMKAIMRSFSLLQEAIIPYIPTLITQLTQKLLAVSKNPSKPHFNHYMFEAICLSIRITCKSNPAAVVNFEEALFLVFTEILQNDVQEFIPYVFQVMSLLLETHKNDIPSSYMALFPHLLQPVLWERTGNIPALVRLLQAFLERGSNTIASAAADKIPGLLGVFQKLIASKANDHQGFYLLNSIIEHMPPESVDQYRKQIFILLFQRLQNSKTTKFIKSFLVFINLYCIKYGALALQEIFDGIQPKMFGMVLEKIIIPEIQKVSGNVEKKICAVGITKLLTECPPMMDTEYTKLWTPLLQSLIGLFELPEDDTIPDEEHFIDIEDTPGYQTAFSQLAFAGKKEHDPVGQMVNNPKIHLAQSLHKLSTACPGRVPSMVSTSLNAEALQYLQGYLQAASVTLL from the exons ATGGCAATGGAGCTCAGTGATGCAAATTTGCAAACACTAacagaatatttaaagaagactCTCGATCCTGATCCTGCCATCAGGCGTCcag CTGAGAAGTTTCTTGAATCTGTAGAAGGAAATCAGAACTACCCATTGTTGCTGTTAACATTACTAGAGAAGTCCCAGGATAATGTTATAAAAGTGTGTGCCTCTGTGACATTCAAGAACTATATTAAAAGAAATTGGAGAATT GTTGAAGATGAACCAAATAAAATTTGCGAAGCCGACAGAGGAGCCATTAAAGCTAACATCGTGCACTTGATGCTCAGCAGCCCGGAGCAAATTCAGAAGCAG ttaAGTGATGCCATTAGCATTATTGGCAGAGAAGATTTCCCTCAGAAATGGCCTGACTTGTTGACCGAAATGGTGAATCGCTTTCAGAGTGGAGATTTCCATGTTATTAACGGAGTCCTTCGTACAGCACATTCTTTGTTTAAAag ATATCGCCATGAATTTAAGTCAAACGAGTTATGGACTGAAATTAAACTTGTTCTGGATGCCTTTGCTTTGCCTCTGACGAATctatttaag GCCACTATTGAACTCTGCAGCACCCATGCAAATGATGCCTCTGCTCTGAGGATTCTGTTCTCTTCCCTGATCCTAATCTCAAAATTGTTCTACAGTTTAAACTTTCAg GATCTCCCTGAATTTTTTGAAGATAATATGGAAACTTGGATGAACAATTTTCATACCCTCTTAACATTAGATAATAAGCTTCTACAAACTGAT GATGAAGAGGAAGCAGGCTTACTGGAGCTCTTAAAATCCCAGATTTGTGATAATGCTGCACTTTATGCACAAAAATACGATGAAGAGTTTCAGCGATACCTGCCTCGTTTTGTCACAGCCATCTGGAATTTACTAGTTACAACAGGTCAAGAGGTTAAATATGACTTG TTGGTAAGTAATGCAATTCAGTTTCTGGCTTCAGTTTGTGAGAGACCTCACTATAAGAATCTCTTTGAGGACCAGAACACGCTGACAAGTATCTGTGAAAAGGTTATTGTGCCTAACATGGAATTTAGAG CTGCTGATGAAGAAGCCTTTGAAGATAATTCTGAGGAGTACATAAGAAGAGATCTGGAAGGATCTG ATATTGATACTAGACGCAGGGCTGCTTGTGATCTAGTTCGAGGATTATGCAAGTTTTTTGAGGGACCCGTGACAGGAATCTTCTCTGGTTATGTTAATTCCATGCTGCAGGAATATGCCAAAAATCCATCTGTCAACTGGAAACACAAAGACGCAGCTATTTACCTGGTGACATCTTTGGCATCGAAAGCCCAAACACAGAAG CATGGGATTACACAAGCAAATGAGCTTGTAAACCTGACTGAATTCTTCGTGAATCACATTCTCCCTGATTTAAAATCAGCTAATG TAAATGAATTTCCTGTTCTTAAAGCTGATGGCATCAAATACATTATGATTTTTAGAAATCAA GTACCAAAAGAGCATCTGCTAGTCTCTATTCCCCTCTTAATCAGTCATCTTCAGGCTGAAAGCATTGTTGTTCATACTTACGCAGCACATGCTCTTGAGAGACTGTTTACTATGAGAGGGCCTAACAGCGCAACTCT CTTTACAGCTACAGAAATCGCACCGTTTGTTGAGATTCTGCTAACAAACCTTTTCAAAGCTCTCACACTTCCTGGctcttcagaaaatgaatatattatgaAAG CTATCATGAGAAGCTTTTCCCTCCTACAGGAAGCCATAATCCCCTACATCCCTACTCTCATCACTCAGCTCACACAGAAGCTATTAGCTGTTAGTAAG aaccCAAGCAAACCTCACTTTAATCACTATATGTTTGAGGCAATATGTTTATCCATAAGAATAACTTGCAAATCTAACCCTGCTGCTGTTGTAAATTTTGAGGAGGCTTTGTTTCTGGTGTTTACTGAAAttttacaaaatgatgtacaaG AATTTATTCCGTATGTCTttcaagtgatgtctttgcttctgGAAACACACAAAAATGACATCCCGTCATCCTATATGGCCTTATTTCCTCATCTCCTTCAGCCAGTGCTTTGGGAAAGAACAGGAAATATTCCTGCTCTAGTGAGGCTTCTCCAGGCATTCTTAGAACGAGGTTCAAATACAATAGCAAGTGCTGCAGCTGACAAAATT CCTGGGTTACTAGGTGTCTTCCAGAAGCTGATTGCATCCAAAGCCAATGACCACCAAGGTTTTTATCTTCTAAATAGTATAATAGAGCACATGCCCCC tGAGTCAGTTGACCAATACAGAAAGCAAATCTTCATTCTTCTATTCCAAAGACTTCAGAATTCCAAAACAACAAAGTTTATCAAGA GTTTCTTAGTCTTCATTAATTTGTACTGTATAAAATATGGGGCGCTAGCACTGCAGGAAATATTTGATGGTATACAACCAAA AATGTTTGGAATGGTTTTGGAAAAAATCATTATTCCTGAAATTCAGAAAGTATCTGGAAATGTAGAGAAAAAGATTTGTGCTGTTGGGATAACGAAATTACTAACTGAATGTCCCCCAATGATGGACACAGAGTACACCAAACTGTG GACTCCTTTATTACAGTCTCTGATTGGCCTATTCGAGTTACCCGAGGATGATACCATCCCTGATGAAGAACATTTTATTGATATAGAAGATACCCCAGGATACCAGACTGCCTTCTCACAGTTGGCATTTGCTGGGAAAAAGGAGCACGACCCTGTCGGTCAGATGGTGAACAACCCCAAAATCCACCTGGCACAGTCGCTGCACAAGCTGTCCACTGCCTGTCCAGGAAGG GTGCCCTCCATGGTGAGCACCAGCCTCAACGCAGAAGCGCTCCAGTATCTCCAGGGATACCTTCAGGCGGCTAGTGTGACGCTGCTTTGA